The DNA sequence GTCATCTCCATGGGCGTCTGCGCCTCCTCCGGAGGCATGTTCAACAACTACGCGATCGTCCAGGGCGTCGACCACATCGTCCCGGTCGACATCTATCTGCCCGGCTGTCCGCCGCGTCCCGAGATGCTCATGGACTCGATCCTCAAGCTGCACCAGAAGATCCGCGAGGAGAAGCTCGGCGTCAACCGCGAGCGTGCGGCCCGTGAGGCGGAGGAAGCGGCGCTGAAAGCGGTGCCGACGATCGAGATGAAGGGGCTGCTTCGGTGAGCGACGCGCACGAGGCCGCCGGGCCGCAGACGACGACGAAGGCCGCACCTCTGCGCCTCGTGGGCGGAGAAGCGAACGGAGGGACACGGTGAGCGACGCGCACGAGGCCGCCGGGCCGCAGACGACGACGAAGGCCGCACCTCTGCGCCTCGTGGGCGGAGAAGCGAACGGAGGGACACGGTGAGCGACGCGCACGAGGCCGCCGGGCCGCAGACGACGACGAAGGCCGCACCTCTGCGCCTCGTGGGCGGAGAAGCGAACGGAGGGACACGTTGACTGAGGCCAATGGGGTCAACGGACCCAACGGGGTCAACCCGGACCAGGACCTCAATGCCGAGAACCTCCCCGGTCGCCGCGGCGACCAGGGCGAGCCCATCCGCGTCCAGCGCGGCATGTTCGGCGCCAACAACGGCGGCGACACCACCGGCTACGGCGGGCTGGTGCGCCCCGTACGGCTGCCCGGCCAGGCCACCCGGCCGTACGGGGGCTGGTTCGACGAGGTCGCCGACGAACTCGAGGGCGCGCTCGAGGAGCAGTCGCTGCTCCCGGAGAACGCCATCGAGAAGACCGTCGTGGACCGCGGTGAGCTGACCTTCCACATCGCCCGCGAGCACCTGCCGCGGGTCGCCCGGACCCTGCGCGACGACCCGGCGCTCCGCTTCGAACTGTGCACCGGCGTCAGCGGAGTGCACTTCCCCGGCGACAAGGGCCGTGAGCTGCACGCCGTCTACCACCTGCGGTCGATCACCCATAACCGGGTGATCCGGCTGGAGGTGAGCGCCCCCGACAGCGATCCGCACATCCCGTCGATCGTCGATGTCTATCCGACCAACGACTGGCACGAGCGCGAGACCTACGACTTCTTCGGCCTGATCTTCGACGGTCATCCCGCGCTGACGCGGATCATGATGCCCGACGACTGGCAGGGCTTCCCGCAACGCAAGGACTACCCGCTCGGCGGCATCCCCGTCGAGTACAAGGGCGCCCAGATCCCGGCTCCGGACCAGCGGAGGTCGTACAGCTGATGACTGCCCCCCACGCAACCCCCTCGGCGTCCGCGCGCGAGACGACCGAAGGCACCGTCTACACCGTCACCGGCGGTGACTGGGACGAGGTCGTGGCCGCCACGGCGAAGGCCGACGACGAGCGGATCATCGTCAACATGGGTCCGCAGCACCCCTCCACCCACGGGGTGCTCCGGCTGATCCTGGAGATCGACGGCGAGACGGTCACCGAGACCCGCTGCGGAATCGGTTATCTGCACACCGGAATCGAGAAGAACCTCGAATTCCGGAACTGGACGCAGGGCACCACCTTCGTGACGCGCATGGACTATCTGACGCCCTTCTACAACGAGGCGGTGTACTGCCTGGGCGTCGAGAAGCTGCTCGGCATCGAGGACCAGATCCCGGACCGGGCCTCGGTGATCCGGGTGCTGCTGATGGAGCTCAACCGGCTCTCCTCGCACCTGGTGGCCATCGCCACCGGCGGTATGGAGCTCGGCGCGACCACGATCATGATCTACGGCTTCCGTGACCGCGAGATGATCCTGGACATCTACGAGCTGATCACCGGTCTGCGGATGAACCACGCGTACATCCGGCCCGGCGGTCTCGCGCAGGATCTGCCGCCGGGCACGGTCGACCAGATCCGGGCCTTCCTGAAGACGATGCGCAAGAACATGGCCGAGTACGACAAGCTGGCCACCGGGAACCCGATCTTCAAGGCACGGCTCCAGGACGTCGGCTATCTCGACCTCGCCGGCTGCATGGCGCTCGGCGTGACCGGTCCGATACTGCGGGCCACCGGACTCCCGCACGATCTGCGCAAGTCCGATCCGTACTGCGGCTATGAGACCTATGACTTCGAGGTGCCGACCGCCGACACCTGCGATGCCTACGGCCGCTTCCTGATCCGGCTGGAGGAGATGCGCCAGTCGCTGCGGATCGTCGAGCAGTGCCTGGACCGGCTGGAACCGGGGCCGGTGATGGTCGCGGACAAGAAGATCGCCTGGCCCGCGCAGCTGGCGCTCGGTCCGGACGGCCTCGGCAACTCCCTGGACCACATCAAGAACATCATGGGCACCTCGATGGAGGCCCTGATCCACCACTTCAAGCTGGTGACCGAGGGATTCCGGGTCCCGCCCGGACAGGTGTACGCGACGGTCGAGTCGCCCAAGGGCGAGCTGGGCGCACACATGGTCAGCGACGGCGGCACCCGCCCGTACCGCGTCCACTTCCGCGACCCGTCCTTCACCAATCTGCAGGCCGTGGCGGCGATGTGCGAGGGCGGCCAGGTCGCCGATGTGATCGTCGCCGTCGCATCCATCGACCCCGTGATGGGAGGAGTGGACCGGTGAGTGCCGAAGTGCAGCTGGGAATGCCGGAGCTGCCTGCCCCCGACTACCCGGCCGAGGTGCGCGCCCGGCTCGAGGCGGACGCCCGGGAGGTGATCGCCCGCTACCCGGACAGCCGCAGCGCACTGCTGCCGCTGCTGCACCTGGTGCAGTCCGAGGAGGGCCATGTCACCCGGACCGGGATGCGGTTCTGCGCCGAGCTGCTGGACCTCACCACCGCCGAGGTCACCGCCGTGGCCACCTTCTACACGATGTACCGGCGCAAGCCCTCCGGCGACTACCAGGTGGGGGTGTGCACCAACACCCTGTGCGCGGTGATGGGCGGCGACGCGATCTTCGAGGAGCTGCAGAGCCACCTGGGGGTGGGCAACGGGGAGACCACCGAGGACGGCAAGGTCACCCTGGAGCACATCGAGTGCAACGCGGCCTGCGACTACGCACCCGTGGTGATGGTCAACTGGGAGTTCTTCGACAACCAGACCGTCGAATCCGCCAAGCGGCTCGTCGACGATCTGCGGGCGGGCCGGACCGTCGAGCCGACCCGGGGCGCACCGCTGTGCACCTACAAGGAGACCGCCCGCATCCTGGCCGGCTTCCCCGACGCGCGGCCGGGCGCCGTCGAGGCCGGCGGCTCCGCGGGGCCCGCCTCGCTGGTCGGGCTGCGGCTGGCCAAGGGCGAGGCGGCACCCGGCCGGGTCGTCTCGCCGAGGTCCGCGGACGCCCCGCAGGACGAGGCACCGCCGACGCATCCCAGCTCGCACGACGCGCCGCAGCGGACCTCCGCCTCCGATCCGCATCACCCGGCCGGTCCGGTCGCCGAGGAGGGGGAGTGATGACCGTGACAACCGAGATCAATGGGCACAGCCCCGAGAAGCTGCTGGCACCCGTGCTCTCCGCGTTCTGGGACCAGCCGAACTCCTGGGCCCTGCGCACCTATCTGCGGCACGAGGGCTACGAGGGCATGCGCAAAGCCCTCGCCATGGACCCCGACGCGGTGATCGCGCTGGTGAAGGAGGCGGGTCTGCGCGGCCGCGGCGGCGCGGGCTTCCCCACCGGAATGAAGTGGCAGTTCATTCCGCAGGGCGATGGCAAGCCGCACTATCTCGTCGTCAACGCGGACGAGTCGGAACCGGGCACCTGCAAGGACATCCCTCTTCTCTACGCCAATCCGCACGCCCTCATCGAGGGCATGGTCATCGCCTGTCACGCCATCCGCTCCGAGCACGCCTTCATCTATCTGCGCGGCGAGGTCGTCCCCGTGCTGCGGCGGCTGCACGAGGCCGTTCGCGAGGCGTACGAGGCGGGCTACCTCGGCACCGCGGAGCGGCGACGGCAGAAGCTCGGGGTGGACGGACTTCCCGGTCTCGACATCACGGTGCACGCCGGCGCCGGCGCGTACATCTGTGGTGAGGAGACCGCACTGCTGGACTCGCTGGAGGGACGCCGCGGCCAGCCCCGGCTGCGGCCTCCCTTCCCCGCGGTCGCCGGTCTGTACGCGTGCCCCACTGTCGTCAACAACGTCGAATCCATCGCCTCGGTTCCCTCGATCCTCAACAAGGGCAAGGAATGGTTCCGTTCGATGGGCAGCGAGAAGTCCCCGGGCTTCACGCTCTACTCCCTCTCCGGCCATGTGGCCAACCCCGGACAGTACGAGGGCCCGCTCGGGATCACCCTGCGCCAGCTGCTCGAGATGAGCGGCGGGATGCGCCCCGGCCACCGGCTGAAGTTCTGGACCCCGGGCGGCTCGTCCACCCCGCTGCTCACCGATGAGCACCTCGACGTCCCGCTGGACTACGAGGGCGTGGGCGCGGCCGGATCGATGCTGGGCACCAAGGCGCTCCAGTGCTTCGACGAGACCACCTGCGTGGTGCGGGCCGTGACCCGCTGGACCGAGTTCTACGCGCATGAGTCCTGCGGCAAGTGCACACCCTGCCGCGAGGGCACGTACTGGCTGGTGCAGCTGTTGCGCGACATCGAGGCCGGCAAGGGACGCATGGACGACCTCGACAAGCTGGCGGACATCGCCGACAACATCAACGGCAAGTCCTTCTGCGCCCTCGGCGACGGCGCGGCCAGCCCCATCTTCTCCTCGCTGAAGTACTTCCGCGCGGAGTACGAGCAGCACATCACCGGCGGAGGCTGTCCGTTCGACCCGGCCAAGTCCACCGCCTGGGCCGACCAGCCGCGCTCCACTCACCTGGGGGTGAACGCATGACCGTGACCACCAACGCACCCTCGTCGGGCGGGGAGGCGGCGGTGCCGCGCGAAGATCTGGTCTCCGTCACCATCGACGGGATCGAGATCTCCGTTCCCAAGGGGACGCTGGTCATCCGGGCCGCCGAACTGCTCGGCATCGAGATCCCGCGGTTCTGCGACCATCCGCTCCTCGACCCGGCCGGCGCCTGCCGCCAGTGCATCGTCGAGGTGGAGGGCCAGCGCAAGCCGATGGCCTCCTGCACCATCACCTGCACCGACGGGATGGTGGTCAAGACACAGCTCACCTCGCCGGTGGCCGAGAAGGCGCAGCGCGGGGTGATGGAGCTGCTGCTGATCAACCATCCGCTGGACTGCCCGGTCTGTGACAAGGGCGGTGAATGCCCGCTACAGAACCAGGCGATGAGCACCGGTTCGGCGGAGAGCCGCTTCGAGGGGCGGAAGCGCACCTTCGCCAAGCCGGTCCCGATCTCGGCCCAGGTGCTGCTGGACCGCGAGCGCTGTGTGCTGTGCGCGCGCTGCACCCGCTTCTCCAACCAGATCGCGGGCGACCCGATGATCGAGCTGCTGGAGCGGGGCGCGCTCCAGCAGGTGGGCACCGGCGAGGGCGATCCGTTCGAGTCGTACTTCTCGGGCAACACCATCCAGATCTGCCCGGTGGGCGCCCTGACCTCGGCGGCGTACCGCTTCCGCTCCCGCCCCTTCGACCTGGTCTCCTCGCCGAGCGTGTGCGAGCACTGCGCGGGCGGCTGCGCGACCCGCACCGACCACCGGCGCGGCAAGGTGATGCGGCGGCTGGCGGCGGACGACCCCGAGGTCAACGAGGAGTGGATCTGCGACAAGGGCCGCTTCGGCTTCCGCTACGCGCAGCTTCCGGACCGGCTCACCACCCCGCTGGTGCGCGACCGCGCGACGGGGAAGCTGGAGCCGGCGAGCTGGCCCGAGGCGCTGGACGCGGCGGCCGCGGGGCTCGCGATGGCGCGCGGCCGCACCGGCGTGCTCACCGGCGGCCGGCTGACCGTCGAGGACGCCTACGCCTACGCGAAGTTCGCCCGGCTCGCCCTGGACACCAACGACATCGACTTCCGCGCCCGTACCCACACCGACGAGGAAGCCGACTTCCTGGCCACCCATGTCGCGGGCCGGGGCCGTGATCTGGACGGCAGCGGACTCAGCTACACCACGCTGGAGCAGGCCCCGGCCGTCCTGCTGGTCGGTTTCGAGTCCGAGGAGGAGTCGCCCGGCGTCTTCCTGCGGCTGCGCAAGGCGTACCGCAAGCGCGGTCAGCGCACCTTCTCGCTGGCCACCCACGCCACCCGGGGCCTGGAGAAGGCGGGCGGCACCCTGCTGCCGGCCGCCCCCGGCACCGAGACCGAGTGGCTGGACGCCATCGCGGGCCGCACCGGGCTGGACGAGAGCGGGGAGCGGGCCGCCGAGGCGCTGCGCCAGGAGGGCGCGGTGATCATCGTGGGCGAGCGGCTGGCGTCCGTGGCCGGCGGGCTGACCGCCGCTGTACGGGCCGCCGCCGCCACCGGGGCCACGCTCGCCTGGATTCCGCGCCGGGCCGGGGAGCGCGGCGCGATCGAGGCGGGCGCGCTCCCCGGGCTGCTGCCCGGCGGCCGCCCGGCCCACGATCCGCGGGCCCGCGAGGAGGTCTCCTCGGTCTGGGGGACCACCGATCTTCCGCACCAGGTGGGCCGGGACACCGGCCAGATCATCGAGGCCGCGGCGGTCGGCGGGCTGGGCGCGCTGCTGGTCGCGGGCGTCGAGGTCGGCGATCTGCCCGATCCGGCGCGGGCGCTGGAGGCGCTGGACGCGGTGGACTTCGTGGTCAGCCTGGAGCAGCGGCCCTCGGAGGTCACCGAGCGGGCCGATGTGGTGCTGCCGGTCGCGGCGGTCGTCGAGAAGTCCGGCACCTTCCTCAACTGGGAGGGACGGGCCCGGCCGTTCGAGGCGGCGCTCAAGCCCGACCAGATGACCCGCCGGCACACCCTCCCGGACGCCCGCGTGCTGCACATGCTGGCCGACGTGCTGGACACGCCCCTGAACCTGCCGGACGTCGAGGCGGTACGCGCCGAGATGACCCGGCTCGGCACCTGGCAGGGCCCGCGCGCCACCGGCTCGCGGGAGACTGGCGTGCCGCTGCCCCGGCCGGCCGAGGGCGAGGCGGTGCTCGCCGGCCACCGGCTGCTGCTCGACCAGGGCCGGCTCCAGGACGGCGATCCGGCGCTGGCCGGGACCCGCCACGCGGCGGTGGCCCGGCTCTCGGCGGCCACGGCGGTCGAGGCGGGCGTCGAGGACGGTCAGACCGTCCGGGTCACCGGCCCGGCCGGCTCCGTCCAGCTGCCGCTGAGCGTCACCCCGATGCCCGACCGGGTGGTCTGGCTGCCGCTGGCCTCCGTCGGCGGCGGCGTCCAGCGCGATCTCGGGGCCCGCCCCGGCGATGTTGTCACGATCACTGCCCCCGCGACGGAGGTGACCCAGTGAGCTATCTCGCCGCAGAGGACCTGTCGATGTTCGGCCGCGACCCGTGGTGGCTGATCCTGATCAAGGCCGTCTTCTGCTTCGCGTTCCTGATGCTGACGGTGCTCATTTCCATCGTCATGGAGCGCAAGGTGGTCGGCTGGATGCAGCTGCGCATCGGGCCCAACCGGCACGGCCCTTGGGGCATGCTCCAGTCCCTCGCGGACGGCGTGAAGCTGATGTTCAAGGAGGACGTGGTCGTCAAGGGCGCGGACAAGGTGGTCTACGTCCTGGCGCCGGTCGTCGCGGCCATCCCCGCCTTCATGGCGGTCGCGGTGATGCCGTTCGGCCCGTCCGGTGGCGAGATCTCGATCTTCGGCCACCGCACCGCGATGCAGCTGACCGACCTGCCGATCGCCGTCCTCTACATCCTGGCCACCGCCTCGGTGGGCATCTACGGCATCGTGCTGGCGGGCTGGTCCTCCGGATCGACGTATCCGCTCCTGGGCGGCCTGCGCTCCTGCGCCCAGATGATCAGCTACGAGATCGCGATGGGCCTCTCCTTCGCGGCCGTCTTCCTCTACTCCGGGTCGATGTCGACCTCGCAGATCGTCGAATCGCAGCACGACCGCTGGTACGCGGTGCTGTTGCCGGTCTCGTTCCTCATCTACATCGTCTCGATGATCGGTGAGACGAACCGGGCGCCCTTCGACATGCCGGAGTCCGAGGGCGACCTGGTGGGCGGCTTCAACACCGAGTACTCGTCGATCAAATTCGCGATGTTCATGCTCGCCGAGTACGTCAACATGGTCACCGTCTCGATGGTCGCCGTCACCCTCTTCCTCGGCGGCTGGCGGGCACCCTGGCCGATCAGCACCTTCTGGGAGGGCGCCAACCACGGCTGGTGGCCGATGCTGTGGTTCCTCGGCAAGGTCGTCGTATCGCTGTTCGTCTTCATCTGGGTGCGCGGCACGCTGCCGCGCGTCCGCTACGACCAGTTCATGAAGCTGGGCTGGAAGGTGCTCATCCCGATCTCGATGGTCTGGCTGATGCTGGTCGCCACCGTCCGGGCGCTGCGCAACGAGAACTACGACTACCAGGACATCGTGCTGTACGTGGGCGGCGCGGTGATCGCGCTGCTGCTGCTGTCCTTCGTGGTCGACTTCTTCCGCGACCGTTCGTCGGCGCAGGCCGAGGCCGGAGCGGAACCGGGACCGGAGCCCGCCTTCGATCCGATGGCGGGAGGTTTCCCGGTGCCGCCGCTGCCCGGCCAGACCTTGCCGCCCGTCCCCCGCCGACGTCCCCGCCGCGAGCGCGAGTTGATTGTCAGTGGTGGCACCGACACTGTCAGTGACGGAAAGGAGGCCGACGGTGTCTGACTTCCAGAACCCGGTGGCCGGCTTCGGCGTGACCTTCAAGGCCATGTTCAAGAAGCGGCTCACCGAGCAGTACCCAGAGCAGAAGAAGCCCACCGCGCCCCGCTTCCACGGACGCCACCAGCTCAACCGGCACCCGGACGGGCTGGAGAAGTGCGTCGGCTGTGAGCTGTGCGCCTGGGCCTGTCCGGCCGACGCGATCTATGTGGAGGGCGCGGACAACACCGACGAGGAGCGCTACTCCCCGGGCGAGCGCTACGGCCGCGTCTACCAGATCAACTACCTGCGCTGCATCCTGTGCGGCCTGTGCGTCGAGGCGTGCCCCACCCGGGCGCTGACCATGACCAATGAGTACGAGCTGGCCGACCGCAGCCGCGAATCGCTCATCTACACCAAGGAGGAACTGCTCGCCGGGCTCGAGGACGGGATGGTCGACTCCCCGCACGCCATGTACCCCGGCACGGACGAGCAGGACTACTACCGGGGTCTGGTCACCGAGGCCGCGCCCGGGACCACCCGGCAGACCGCGGCCGGCGAGGGCGAGACCCTGTCCGACCAGGCCGCGGGGAACGAGGAGGTGCAGGGATGAGCGGCGCCCTGGCCGCGGCCTCCACCACCTCCACCGGTGAGGCCTTCCAGTTCTGGGTGCTCGGCACCGTCGCCGTGATCGGCGCGCTGTGCACGATCCTGATGCGCAAGGCCGTGCACAGCGCCCTGTGCCTGGCGGGCACGATGATCGTCCTGGCGGTCTTCTACCTCGCCAACGGCGCGTACTTCCTGGGCGTCGTGCAGATCGTCGTCTACACCGGCGCGATCATGATGCTCTTCCTCTTCGTGGTGATGCTGGTCGGCGTCACCGCCGCCGACTCCCTCAAGGAGACCCTGAAGGGGCAGCGCTGGCTCGCCGCCCTCTGCGGGCTCGGCTTCGGCATCCTGCTGTGCGCCGGGATCGGCAATGCCTCGCTGAAGACGTGGAACGGCCTGGGCCAGGCCAACTCCGGCGGCAATGTGGAGGGCCTGGCGGCCCTGGTCTTCACCAAATACGTCTTCGCCTTCGAGATCACCGGCGCGCTGCTGATCACCGCGGCGGTCGGCGCGATGGTGCTGACCCACCGCGAGCGCACCGAGCGGGCCCGCACCCAGCGCGAGCAGTCCGAGGCGCGGGTGCGCACCGGCCGGAACGTCCCGCCGCTGCCCGCCCCCGGTGTCTACGCCCGGCACAACGCGGTGGACATCCCCGGTCTGCTGCCCGACGGCACCCCGTCCGAGCTGACCGTCAACGCGACGCTGCGCGGCCGCGGCCAGATCCGGGACGTCTCCCAGGAGTCGCTGGCCGAGCTGGCGGCGCTGGAGCAGCGCTCCCAGCGCTGGCTGGGCCGGACGGCCACGGGCGGCGGCAAGAGGGACGAGGACCGGGCGCGGGGGCGAAACGGCGAGAACACCGGGAACGGCGGGAACGCCGAGAACGCCGAGGACACAGAGACCACCGAGAACGCCGAGAACGCCGGGCATTCGAGGGGAGCCGCCAAGTGAATCCGGTCAACTACCTCTACCTGGCCGCCCTGTTGTTCACCATCGGTGCGGCCGGTGTCGTGATCAGGCGGAACGCGATCGTCCTCTTCATGTGCGTCGAGCTGATGCTGAACGCGTGCAACCTGGCGTTCGTCACCTTCTCCCGGCTGCACGGCAATCTCGACGGCCAGATCATCGCCTTCTTCACGATGGTCGTCGCGGCGGCGGAGGTCGTGGTCGGCCTCGCGATCATCGTCACCGTCTTCCGCGCCCGCCACTCGGCCTCGGTCGACGACGCCAGCCTGATGAAGCTCTAGAAGGGGTCGCGTTCAAGTGGAGAACCTCATCGGATTGCTCGTCGCGGCGCCGCTGCTCGGCGCGGCCCTGCTGCTGTGCGGGGGGCGGCGGCTGGACGGCAAGGGCCATTACCTCGGCACGGTGCTCGCCGCGGCCTCCTTCGTGATCGGCGCGGTGCTCTTCGCCGAGATGCTCGGCCGCGGCGAGCACGACCGGGCCCTGCACAGCAAGGTCTTCAGCTGGATCCCGGTGGGCGGCTTCCGGGCGGACGTCGCCTTCCAGCTCGACCAGCTGTCGATGACCTTCGTGCTGCTGATCACCGGTGTGGGCACACTGATCCACATCTACTCGATCGGCTATATGGAGCACGACGAGCGCCGCCGCCGCTTCTTCGGCTATCTCAATCTCTTCCTCGCGGCGATGCTGCTGCTCGTCCTCGCCGACAACTACCTGTTGCTGTACGTCGGCTGGGAGGGCGTCGGCCTCGCCTCCTACCTGCTCATCGGCTTCTGGCAGCACAAGCCCAGTGCGGCGACGGCGGCCAAGAAGGCGTTCATCGTCAACCGCGTCGGCGATATGGGCCTGTCGATCGCGATCATGCTGATGTTCACGACGTTCGGGACCTTCACCTTCGCCCCGGTGCTGACGGACGCGGACCACGCGGGCGAGGGCAAGCTCACCGCGATCGGGCTGATGCTGCTGCTCGCCGCCTGCGGCAAGTCGGCCCAGGTGCCGCTGCAGTCCTGGCTCGGGGACGCGATGGAGGGCCCGACCCCGGTCTCGGCCCTGATCCACGCGGCGACCATGGTGACCGCCGGGGTGTATCTGATCACCCGCTCCGGCGCGATCTTCGAGGGCGCACCGGACGCCCAGGTCGCGGTGGTCACGGTCGGCGCGGTCACGCTCCTCTTCGGTGCGATCGTCGGTTGCGCCAAGGACGACATCAAGAAGGCCCTGGCCGGGTCCACCATGTCGCAGATCGGCTACATGGTCCTGGCCGCCGGGCTCGGCCCGATCGGCTATGTCTTCGCGATCATGCACCTGGTGACCCACGGCTTCTTCAAGGCGGGGCTCTTCCTCGGCGCCGGATCGGTCATGCACGCCATGAACGACGAGGTCGACATGCGCAAGTACGGCGGCCTGCGGAGGTACATGCCGGTCACCTTCGTCACCTTCGGGCTCGGCTACCTCGCGATCATCGGCTTCCCGGGTCTGTCCGGCTTCTGGTCCAAGGACAAGATCATCGAGGCGGCGTTCGCCAAGGGCGGCACCGAGGGCTGGATCCTCGGCGGCGCGGCCCTGCTGGGTGCGGCCATCACCGCGTACTACATGACGCGGGTGATGCTGCTGACCTTCTTCGGCGAGAAGCGCTGGGGCACCACCCCGTCGCCCGACGAGCCCAGCGCCGAGCCCGCCGCCGAGTCGGCCGGGGCACATGCGGAACCGCATCCGCACGAGTCGCCGAAGTCCATGACCATCCCCATGATCGTGCTGGCCGTGGGATCGGTCTTCGCGGGCGGGCTGTTCAGCCTCAACGACTCGTTCCTGAAGTGGCTGGAGCCGGTCACCGGCCACAGCCACGGCGACTCCCCGCTCAGTGCCGCGGCGGTCACCGCCGGGACGATGGTCGTGCTGGCGATCGGTGTCGCGCTCGCCTGGGCGCAGTACGGACGCCGGCCGGTGCCGCGGACCGCCCCGCGCGGATCCCTGCTCACCCGGGCCGCCCGGCGCGATCTGCTCCAGGACGACTTCAACCATGTCGCGCTCGTCAAACCCGGCCAGTATCTGACCCGCGGTCTGGTCTATGTCGATCACAAGCTGGTCGACGGGGTGGTCAACGGCACCGCGGCCTCGGTCGGCGGACTCTCCGGCCGGCTGCGGAGGTTCCAGAACGGCTACGCCCGTACGTACGCGGTCTCGATGTTCGGCGGTGCGGCGGTGCTCATCGCCGCGACCCTGCTGATGAGGGCGGTCTGAGTCATGTCATTTCCCCTGCTGACGGCCACGGCCGTGGTGCCCGCGCTCGGTGCGGTCGCCACCGCCGCCGTGCCCGCCGCCAAGCGCGCCGCCGCCAAATGGGTGGCGCTGGGCTTCTCGCTGGCCACGCTCGTCCTCGCGGCGATCGTGCTGGTCCGCTTCGATCCCGACGGCGGCCGCTTCCAGCTCACCGAGTCCCATGCCTGGATCAAGGACTTCGGGGTCCGCTACGTACTGGGCGTGGACGGGATCGCGGTCGCGCTGATCGCGCTCACCGCGGTGCTCATCCCCTTCATCATCCTGGCGGGCTGGCATGACGCCGATCCGCTCGAAGGCGCCCGCCCCAACCGCCGCTGGCGGCCCACCCAGGGCTTCTTCGCGCTGATCCTGCTGGTCGAGGCTATGGTGGTGATCTCCTTCGAGGCCACCGACGTCTTCCTCTTCTACATCTTCTTCGAAGCCATGCTGATCCCGATGTACTTCCTCATCGGGGGCTTCGGGGACCGGGCCGGGGGCCGCTCCGAGGAGGAGACGGCCACTCAGCGCTCCTACGCCGCGGTGAAGTTCCTGCTCTACAACCTCGCGGGCGGGCTGATCATGCTGGCCGCGGTGGTCGGGCTGTACGCGGTCACCGCCGATCACCTCGGCAGCGGCACCTTCTCGCTCCAGGAGATCGTCCAGGCACGAGCCGGCGGCCGGCTGGACATGTCGTCCAGTACCGAGCGGCTGCTGTTCCTCGGCTTCTTCTTCGCCTTCGCGGTGAAGGCGCCGCTGTGGCCGCTGCACACCTGGCTGCCCAACGCGATGGGGGAGTCCACCGCCCCGGTCGCCGTGCTGATCACCGCGGTCGTCGACAAGGTCGGCACCTTCGCGATGCTCCGCTTCTGCCTCCAGCTCTTCCCGGAGGCCAGCAAGTGGGCCACCCCGACGATCCTGGTCCTCGCGCTCATCAGCATCATCTACGGGGCGCTGCTGGCGATCGGCCAGCGGGACATCAAGCGGCTGATCGCCTACGCCTCGATCTCCCACTTCGGCTTCATCATCCTGGGCATCTTCGCGATGACCAGCCAGGGCCAGGGCGGCGCCACCCTCTACATGGTCAACCACGGCGTCTCCACGGCCGCGCTGATGCTGGTGGCCGGGTTCCTGATC is a window from the Streptomyces luomodiensis genome containing:
- the nuoH gene encoding NADH-quinone oxidoreductase subunit NuoH, with amino-acid sequence MFGRDPWWLILIKAVFCFAFLMLTVLISIVMERKVVGWMQLRIGPNRHGPWGMLQSLADGVKLMFKEDVVVKGADKVVYVLAPVVAAIPAFMAVAVMPFGPSGGEISIFGHRTAMQLTDLPIAVLYILATASVGIYGIVLAGWSSGSTYPLLGGLRSCAQMISYEIAMGLSFAAVFLYSGSMSTSQIVESQHDRWYAVLLPVSFLIYIVSMIGETNRAPFDMPESEGDLVGGFNTEYSSIKFAMFMLAEYVNMVTVSMVAVTLFLGGWRAPWPISTFWEGANHGWWPMLWFLGKVVVSLFVFIWVRGTLPRVRYDQFMKLGWKVLIPISMVWLMLVATVRALRNENYDYQDIVLYVGGAVIALLLLSFVVDFFRDRSSAQAEAGAEPGPEPAFDPMAGGFPVPPLPGQTLPPVPRRRPRRERELIVSGGTDTVSDGKEADGV
- the nuoI gene encoding NADH-quinone oxidoreductase subunit NuoI produces the protein MSDFQNPVAGFGVTFKAMFKKRLTEQYPEQKKPTAPRFHGRHQLNRHPDGLEKCVGCELCAWACPADAIYVEGADNTDEERYSPGERYGRVYQINYLRCILCGLCVEACPTRALTMTNEYELADRSRESLIYTKEELLAGLEDGMVDSPHAMYPGTDEQDYYRGLVTEAAPGTTRQTAAGEGETLSDQAAGNEEVQG
- a CDS encoding NADH-quinone oxidoreductase subunit J; the encoded protein is MSGALAAASTTSTGEAFQFWVLGTVAVIGALCTILMRKAVHSALCLAGTMIVLAVFYLANGAYFLGVVQIVVYTGAIMMLFLFVVMLVGVTAADSLKETLKGQRWLAALCGLGFGILLCAGIGNASLKTWNGLGQANSGGNVEGLAALVFTKYVFAFEITGALLITAAVGAMVLTHRERTERARTQREQSEARVRTGRNVPPLPAPGVYARHNAVDIPGLLPDGTPSELTVNATLRGRGQIRDVSQESLAELAALEQRSQRWLGRTATGGGKRDEDRARGRNGENTGNGGNAENAEDTETTENAENAGHSRGAAK
- the nuoK gene encoding NADH-quinone oxidoreductase subunit NuoK — encoded protein: MNPVNYLYLAALLFTIGAAGVVIRRNAIVLFMCVELMLNACNLAFVTFSRLHGNLDGQIIAFFTMVVAAAEVVVGLAIIVTVFRARHSASVDDASLMKL
- the nuoL gene encoding NADH-quinone oxidoreductase subunit L; protein product: MENLIGLLVAAPLLGAALLLCGGRRLDGKGHYLGTVLAAASFVIGAVLFAEMLGRGEHDRALHSKVFSWIPVGGFRADVAFQLDQLSMTFVLLITGVGTLIHIYSIGYMEHDERRRRFFGYLNLFLAAMLLLVLADNYLLLYVGWEGVGLASYLLIGFWQHKPSAATAAKKAFIVNRVGDMGLSIAIMLMFTTFGTFTFAPVLTDADHAGEGKLTAIGLMLLLAACGKSAQVPLQSWLGDAMEGPTPVSALIHAATMVTAGVYLITRSGAIFEGAPDAQVAVVTVGAVTLLFGAIVGCAKDDIKKALAGSTMSQIGYMVLAAGLGPIGYVFAIMHLVTHGFFKAGLFLGAGSVMHAMNDEVDMRKYGGLRRYMPVTFVTFGLGYLAIIGFPGLSGFWSKDKIIEAAFAKGGTEGWILGGAALLGAAITAYYMTRVMLLTFFGEKRWGTTPSPDEPSAEPAAESAGAHAEPHPHESPKSMTIPMIVLAVGSVFAGGLFSLNDSFLKWLEPVTGHSHGDSPLSAAAVTAGTMVVLAIGVALAWAQYGRRPVPRTAPRGSLLTRAARRDLLQDDFNHVALVKPGQYLTRGLVYVDHKLVDGVVNGTAASVGGLSGRLRRFQNGYARTYAVSMFGGAAVLIAATLLMRAV